One window of the Allosaccharopolyspora coralli genome contains the following:
- a CDS encoding DUF5679 domain-containing protein, translating into MAETYNGYCVKCREKRDFSGEVAETNGRRMAKGTCPVCGTKMTRILGKA; encoded by the coding sequence GTGGCCGAGACGTACAACGGCTATTGCGTGAAGTGCCGGGAGAAGCGCGACTTCTCCGGCGAGGTCGCCGAGACCAACGGCCGTCGCATGGCCAAGGGAACCTGCCCGGTCTGCGGCACGAAGATGACACGGATCCTCGGTAAGGCCTGA
- a CDS encoding M48 metallopeptidase family protein, giving the protein MAEPQVEVRRSKRRKQTVSAYRDGEKVVVLLPARMSRAEEKRWVADMLSRLQRSETKRRSPARASDQALAERCRELSARYLDGTEPESVRWVPPMRTRWASCTPADGSIRISRRLRDVPGWVLDYVLVHELAHLLVPGHGPDFWEWVTAYSKTERAIGYLEGLSAAAHLELSLDDDEG; this is encoded by the coding sequence GTGGCGGAACCTCAGGTCGAAGTGCGGCGGAGCAAGCGTCGGAAGCAGACCGTGAGTGCCTACCGGGACGGCGAAAAGGTGGTTGTCCTGCTGCCTGCCCGAATGAGTCGTGCGGAGGAAAAGCGCTGGGTAGCGGACATGCTGAGCCGCTTGCAGCGCAGTGAGACCAAGCGCCGCTCGCCCGCGCGGGCCTCGGACCAGGCGCTCGCCGAGCGGTGCCGTGAGCTCTCGGCGCGCTATCTCGACGGGACCGAACCCGAGTCCGTCCGCTGGGTGCCGCCGATGCGCACGCGCTGGGCGTCGTGCACCCCTGCCGACGGCAGCATCCGCATCAGCCGCCGTCTCCGAGATGTACCCGGATGGGTGCTCGACTACGTGCTCGTGCACGAACTCGCGCACCTGTTGGTGCCGGGCCACGGCCCGGACTTCTGGGAATGGGTGACCGCCTACTCGAAGACCGAGCGGGCCATCGGTTATCTGGAGGGGCTCTCCGCCGCAGCGCACCTAGAACTGAGCCTCGACGACGACGAAGGCTGA
- a CDS encoding zinc-dependent metalloprotease: protein MSDVPFGFSPQDPDDRDKGESSQGGSGSGDSGGSGNEPPFGFGFGGIPGLPGGPGGSGGMPNFDMSQLGQMLTQLGQVLSHAQSGGGGDQSPVNYDLAQQMAVQQLHGNQRTERPSQQEVQAVEESVRLAEMWLDPATALPAAIRATQTWSSVDWVEKTLPTWKRLADPIAERMSNAWLEAMPEEAKQAAGPLMGMLGQMGGLTFGSQLGNGLGQLGGEVLTSTDVGLPLGPEGTAALLPANINRFVEGLERPASEVTVFLAAREAAHHRLFSHVPWLAQRLLATVEEYARGISIDTSSLEEMASKIDPSDPSSMQELMNSGPLEPKDTPEQRAALQRLETLLALVEGWVDVVVTDAVGERLPGADALSETVRRRRASGGPAEQTFATLIGLELRPRRLRAASSLWRLLTERHGIQSRDQVWDHPDLLPGSEDLDEPLDFADRWGAESSDLDDPIAAIRRAEQAESERADEGAASTDSDGTDESDSDGDADGSTGDTPRD from the coding sequence ATGAGCGACGTGCCGTTCGGGTTCAGCCCGCAAGATCCCGACGACCGCGACAAGGGCGAGTCGTCGCAGGGCGGTTCCGGCTCCGGCGACTCAGGTGGCTCCGGCAACGAGCCGCCCTTCGGCTTCGGCTTCGGTGGCATCCCGGGCCTGCCCGGCGGCCCGGGCGGCTCCGGCGGGATGCCGAACTTCGACATGTCGCAGCTGGGCCAGATGTTGACCCAGCTGGGCCAGGTACTCAGCCATGCGCAGTCCGGCGGTGGCGGCGACCAGAGTCCGGTCAACTACGACCTCGCGCAGCAGATGGCCGTCCAGCAGCTGCACGGCAACCAGCGCACCGAACGCCCCAGCCAGCAGGAAGTGCAGGCCGTCGAGGAGTCGGTCCGCCTCGCCGAGATGTGGCTCGACCCGGCAACGGCACTGCCCGCGGCCATCCGGGCGACGCAGACCTGGTCGTCCGTCGACTGGGTGGAGAAGACGCTGCCGACCTGGAAGCGGCTCGCCGACCCGATCGCGGAGCGGATGTCGAACGCGTGGCTGGAAGCCATGCCGGAGGAGGCCAAGCAGGCGGCGGGCCCGCTGATGGGCATGCTCGGACAGATGGGCGGACTGACCTTCGGCTCGCAGCTGGGCAACGGTCTCGGCCAGCTCGGCGGTGAAGTGCTCACCTCCACCGACGTCGGGCTGCCGCTGGGCCCGGAGGGCACGGCCGCCTTGCTGCCAGCGAACATCAACCGTTTCGTGGAGGGGCTGGAACGCCCGGCCAGCGAAGTCACCGTCTTCCTCGCCGCGCGCGAGGCCGCACACCACCGGCTGTTCAGCCACGTGCCGTGGTTGGCGCAGCGGCTACTCGCCACCGTCGAGGAGTACGCCCGCGGCATCAGCATCGACACCTCCTCGCTGGAGGAGATGGCGAGCAAGATCGACCCGTCGGACCCGAGTTCGATGCAGGAACTGATGAACTCCGGCCCGCTCGAGCCGAAGGACACTCCGGAGCAGCGAGCCGCGCTCCAGCGTCTCGAGACGCTGCTCGCCCTGGTCGAGGGCTGGGTCGACGTGGTCGTCACCGACGCCGTCGGGGAGCGCCTGCCCGGTGCGGACGCGCTGAGCGAGACCGTACGCAGGCGGCGCGCCAGCGGCGGCCCGGCGGAACAGACCTTCGCCACGCTCATCGGGCTCGAACTGCGGCCGCGGAGGCTCCGCGCCGCCTCGTCGCTGTGGCGGCTGCTCACCGAGCGCCACGGTATCCAGAGCCGTGATCAGGTGTGGGACCATCCGGACCTGCTGCCGGGCAGTGAGGACCTCGACGAGCCGCTGGACTTCGCGGACCGCTGGGGCGCCGAGTCCTCCGACCTGGACGACCCGATCGCCGCGATCCGTCGCGCCGAGCAGGCCGAGAGCGAGCGGGCCGACGAGGGTGCGGCGAGCACCGACTCGGACGGCACGGACGAGAGCGACTCGGACGGGGACGCCGACGGTTCGACCGGGGACACCCCGAGGGACTGA
- a CDS encoding YlbL family protein, with product MTRRTWTLLTSVVLVVVCGLLGAFVRVPFVALGPGPTYDTLDVDGDVPVIRVEGQQTFPTDGDLRMTTVSVTDQLSLFGSLGLWASGRYALAPREVYFPPGKTEAEIEQENTEAFSDSQTTAETAALRHLGYPTKVIAGEIVQGSPSAGVIEPGDELISAQGQPVTSAQSLREAIAGAKPGDRVELRFRHADEAERTAQIQLAPREDDPSQGFLGIGASEQPDVPFDIEISLADVGGPSAGLMFTLAIVDKLTPGAINGGQAVAGTGEIDPAGNVGPIGGIPFKMLKAREDGATTFLVPAGNCAEAKAQTPEGLQLARVGTLDDALSALEALRDGRAPASC from the coding sequence GTGACTCGCCGAACGTGGACGCTGCTGACGAGCGTCGTTCTGGTCGTGGTGTGCGGGCTGCTCGGCGCCTTCGTGCGAGTGCCTTTCGTGGCACTGGGGCCGGGACCGACGTACGACACGCTCGACGTCGACGGTGACGTGCCGGTGATTCGCGTCGAGGGTCAGCAGACCTTTCCGACGGACGGTGACCTGCGGATGACGACCGTGTCGGTCACCGACCAGTTGTCCCTGTTCGGGTCGCTGGGCCTGTGGGCGAGCGGACGGTACGCGCTCGCGCCGCGCGAGGTGTACTTCCCTCCGGGCAAGACCGAGGCCGAGATCGAGCAGGAGAACACCGAAGCGTTCAGCGACTCCCAGACGACGGCCGAGACCGCGGCACTCCGGCACCTCGGATACCCGACGAAGGTCATCGCGGGGGAGATCGTCCAGGGTAGTCCGTCGGCAGGCGTGATCGAACCGGGCGACGAGTTGATCAGCGCGCAGGGGCAGCCGGTGACATCGGCGCAGTCGCTGCGCGAGGCGATCGCCGGAGCGAAGCCGGGGGACCGGGTCGAGCTGCGGTTCCGGCACGCCGACGAAGCCGAACGCACCGCGCAGATCCAGCTCGCGCCCCGGGAGGACGACCCGTCGCAGGGCTTCCTCGGGATCGGCGCCAGTGAGCAGCCCGACGTGCCGTTCGACATCGAGATCAGCCTCGCCGACGTCGGAGGCCCCTCGGCGGGCCTGATGTTCACCCTCGCGATCGTGGACAAGCTGACGCCGGGTGCGATCAACGGCGGTCAGGCCGTCGCGGGCACGGGCGAGATCGACCCGGCGGGCAACGTCGGCCCGATCGGCGGGATCCCGTTCAAGATGCTCAAGGCCCGCGAGGACGGTGCGACGACGTTCCTGGTGCCCGCCGGGAACTGCGCCGAGGCCAAGGCTCAGACACCGGAGGGTCTGCAGCTGGCGAGGGTCGGCACGCTCGATGACGCGCTCAGCGCGCTCGAGGCGCTCCGTGACGGCCGCGCGCCCGCGAGCTGCTGA
- a CDS encoding PPA1309 family protein, producing the protein MPSETPDGPAAHGQSSLASAIREIEQFVGSAGWDQPAQMFALVPTEQLLSTQPELADQLGEATELTPIAQESLPSEDLGEALSRISWPEQVAGCALVQEIVVLPPEAESDLPEDPEQAREVAAEHPHRQEARLVAGVLRTEEEACLMRLRTPGDDGAGDLVEDRTLAPNLLRALHGTFAE; encoded by the coding sequence ATGCCTTCCGAGACCCCCGACGGCCCCGCTGCCCACGGCCAGTCCTCGCTCGCGAGCGCGATCCGGGAGATCGAGCAGTTCGTCGGCTCCGCCGGCTGGGACCAGCCCGCCCAGATGTTCGCTCTCGTGCCGACCGAGCAGCTGCTCTCGACTCAACCCGAGCTGGCCGATCAGCTCGGCGAGGCGACGGAGCTGACCCCGATCGCGCAGGAGTCGTTGCCGTCGGAAGACCTCGGGGAGGCGCTGTCGCGGATCAGCTGGCCCGAGCAGGTAGCCGGGTGTGCACTGGTGCAGGAGATCGTCGTGCTGCCTCCGGAAGCGGAGTCAGACCTGCCCGAGGACCCCGAGCAGGCTCGGGAGGTCGCGGCCGAGCACCCGCACCGGCAGGAGGCTCGACTGGTCGCGGGCGTGCTCCGCACCGAAGAGGAAGCGTGCCTGATGCGGCTGCGCACCCCCGGCGACGACGGCGCGGGGGACCTCGTCGAGGACCGGACGCTGGCACCGAACCTGTTGCGCGCGCTGCACGGCACCTTCGCGGAATAG
- a CDS encoding UPF0182 family protein: MRPPVGMPKLSRRSRFLLILGGVVLLALIVGSRLIGTYVDWLWFGEVGYRGVFTTVVLSRIVLFLVMGLFVGGVLALNLWLAYRSRPVFVPVTGPDDPLARYRTVTTERSKLFGIGIPVVVGLLAGLTAQTDWRTVQLFLHSVPFGKTDPEFGLDISFYTFHLPFYGWLLSWGFVAVTVAFIGALVTHYIFGGIRLAGRSGQLSNATRVQLAILAGIFVLLKAVDYFFDRYQLLLSNRNQLFTGATYTDLNALMPAKLILLFIAVFCAIAFFAAVFLRNLQIPALATVLLVLSSVLIGAVWPALLEQFSVRPNANQREAESIERNIAATRDAFDIGKDKVNVQDYPGTTELGPSEVAADQGTIPNIRLLDPNVLSETFTQLRQQYNFYGFNDKLDIDRYRDENGRLQDHLVAVREINTDGLAANQQSWINRHTVYTHGNGFVSAPANRVDRSQQDGEGGAATQGGYPVFSVSDVANNGQGRIPVDQPRIYYGELIDDYAIVGGEPGAPPREYDTDTESYTYTGQGGVPIGGWFNRLAFAAFYGERNILFNQAIGAESKIIYERNPRDRVQEVAPWLKIDGDPYPAVVDGRVKWIVDGYTTLNNYPYSEQTELGEATNDTLSGVERQPDQQINYIRNSVKATVDAYDGNVELYETDPNDPVLQAWKGVFPGVVKPESEISQELRNHFRYPEDIFKVQRSLLTEYHVDDPQEFYATQTFWEVPPDPTSSGQGGDGDSGNQQPPYYLVAQVPGQREPTFQLTSALTALRRPNLAAWVSASSDPQTYGQFTVLRLPTQTQTPGPVQVQRQMESTPQVSQNRTLFNNPAVRPLFGNLLTLPVAGGLLYVEPIYIQPNNENAYPQLARVLVSFGGKVGFAETLDGALEQVFGPGAGDNTGDTEQGDQQAGDQQNGQQQQRPPGTPPPNQGDQQTQASVDEIQNALERVRAAQQSGNLGELGQAFQELEDATRRFEQANGGG, translated from the coding sequence ATGCGGCCCCCGGTAGGAATGCCGAAGTTGTCCCGACGGAGCCGGTTTCTGTTGATTCTGGGCGGTGTCGTGCTGCTCGCCCTGATCGTCGGATCCCGCCTGATCGGCACCTACGTCGACTGGTTGTGGTTCGGCGAGGTCGGCTACCGCGGCGTGTTCACCACTGTCGTGCTCTCGCGCATCGTGCTGTTCCTGGTGATGGGGCTGTTCGTCGGCGGGGTGCTGGCGCTGAACCTGTGGCTGGCGTACCGGTCGCGGCCGGTGTTCGTGCCCGTCACGGGCCCGGACGATCCGCTGGCGCGGTACCGCACCGTCACCACCGAGCGCTCGAAGCTCTTCGGCATCGGCATCCCGGTCGTCGTCGGCCTGCTCGCCGGACTCACCGCGCAGACCGACTGGCGGACCGTGCAGCTGTTCCTGCACAGCGTCCCGTTCGGCAAGACCGATCCCGAGTTCGGCCTCGACATCAGCTTCTACACGTTCCATCTGCCGTTCTACGGGTGGCTGCTCTCGTGGGGCTTCGTGGCCGTCACCGTCGCGTTCATCGGCGCGCTGGTCACGCACTACATCTTCGGCGGCATCCGGCTTGCCGGTCGTTCCGGTCAGCTCTCCAACGCCACGCGCGTCCAGCTCGCGATCCTCGCGGGCATCTTCGTCCTGCTCAAGGCGGTGGACTACTTCTTCGACCGGTACCAGCTGCTGCTGTCCAACCGGAACCAGCTGTTCACCGGTGCCACCTACACCGACCTGAACGCCCTGATGCCCGCGAAGCTGATCCTGCTGTTCATCGCGGTGTTCTGCGCGATCGCGTTCTTCGCGGCGGTGTTCCTGCGTAATCTGCAGATCCCGGCACTCGCGACAGTGCTGCTGGTGTTGTCCAGTGTGCTCATCGGCGCCGTGTGGCCCGCCCTGCTCGAGCAGTTCTCGGTGCGCCCGAACGCCAACCAGCGTGAGGCCGAATCGATCGAACGCAACATCGCCGCGACCCGGGACGCGTTCGACATCGGCAAGGACAAGGTCAACGTCCAGGACTATCCAGGCACCACCGAACTGGGGCCCTCGGAGGTCGCAGCCGACCAGGGCACGATCCCGAACATCCGGCTGCTCGACCCCAACGTGCTGTCCGAGACGTTCACGCAGCTGCGCCAGCAGTACAACTTCTACGGCTTCAACGACAAGCTCGACATCGACCGCTACCGCGACGAGAACGGCAGACTGCAGGACCACCTCGTCGCCGTACGCGAGATCAACACCGATGGCCTCGCCGCGAACCAGCAGTCCTGGATCAACCGGCACACCGTCTACACCCACGGCAACGGGTTCGTCTCCGCCCCGGCCAACCGCGTCGACCGCTCGCAGCAGGACGGCGAGGGCGGTGCCGCGACTCAGGGCGGGTACCCGGTGTTCAGCGTCAGCGACGTCGCCAACAACGGCCAGGGCAGGATCCCCGTCGACCAGCCCCGCATCTACTACGGCGAGTTGATCGACGACTACGCCATCGTCGGTGGTGAGCCGGGCGCCCCGCCGCGCGAGTACGACACTGATACTGAGTCCTACACCTATACCGGCCAGGGCGGGGTGCCGATCGGCGGCTGGTTCAACCGACTGGCCTTCGCCGCGTTCTACGGCGAGCGCAACATCCTGTTCAACCAGGCGATCGGTGCCGAGTCGAAGATCATCTACGAGCGCAATCCCCGGGACCGCGTCCAAGAGGTCGCGCCGTGGCTCAAGATCGACGGCGACCCGTACCCGGCGGTGGTCGACGGTCGCGTCAAGTGGATCGTCGACGGCTACACCACCCTGAACAACTACCCGTACTCGGAGCAGACCGAGCTCGGCGAGGCCACCAACGACACGCTCAGCGGCGTCGAGCGGCAGCCCGATCAGCAGATCAACTACATCCGCAACTCGGTCAAGGCCACGGTCGACGCCTACGACGGCAACGTCGAACTCTACGAAACCGACCCGAACGATCCGGTCCTGCAGGCGTGGAAGGGTGTGTTCCCCGGTGTCGTCAAGCCGGAGAGCGAAATCTCGCAGGAGCTGCGCAACCACTTCCGCTATCCCGAGGACATCTTCAAGGTGCAGCGCAGCCTGCTCACCGAGTACCACGTCGACGACCCGCAGGAGTTCTACGCGACGCAGACGTTCTGGGAGGTCCCGCCGGATCCGACCAGCTCCGGACAGGGGGGTGACGGCGACTCCGGCAACCAGCAACCGCCGTACTACCTCGTCGCCCAGGTCCCCGGTCAGCGAGAGCCGACGTTCCAGCTGACCAGTGCGCTCACCGCGCTGCGGCGACCGAACCTGGCGGCGTGGGTGTCGGCGTCGTCGGATCCGCAGACCTACGGGCAGTTCACGGTGCTGCGATTGCCCACGCAGACGCAGACGCCAGGACCCGTCCAGGTACAGCGGCAGATGGAATCGACGCCGCAGGTCAGCCAGAACCGCACGCTGTTCAACAACCCCGCCGTGCGGCCCCTGTTCGGCAACCTGCTCACGTTGCCGGTCGCAGGTGGGCTGCTCTACGTCGAGCCGATCTACATCCAGCCGAACAACGAGAACGCCTACCCGCAGCTCGCGCGTGTTCTCGTGTCCTTCGGTGGCAAGGTCGGTTTTGCCGAGACCCTCGACGGCGCGCTGGAGCAGGTGTTCGGCCCCGGCGCTGGGGACAACACCGGCGACACCGAACAGGGTGATCAGCAGGCCGGCGATCAACAGAACGGCCAACAGCAACAGCGCCCGCCGGGCACTCCGCCACCGAACCAGGGTGACCAGCAGACGCAGGCCTCGGTCGACGAGATCCAGAACGCGCTGGAGAGGGTGCGTGCCGCGCAGCAGTCCGGGAACCTGGGTGAGCTCGGTCAGGCGTTCCAGGAGCTCGAGGACGCGACGCGCCGGTTCGAACAGGCCAACGGCGGAGGCTGA
- a CDS encoding maleylpyruvate isomerase N-terminal domain-containing protein, translated as MILGCADGRHPRRTIPREVSVIDLKPACTAMTSVLAHDGESQLDARTRCTEFAVRDLIDHVAAVAHGFSALARAEADATTMLTTAELRGAWLATVAEHVRDLGAAWDDRAAWPGTSTGGGVELANEVWGRIALTGVT; from the coding sequence ATGATTCTCGGGTGCGCCGACGGCCGTCATCCCCGGAGGACGATTCCCCGGGAAGTCTCTGTGATCGACTTGAAGCCCGCGTGTACTGCGATGACGAGCGTGCTCGCGCACGACGGTGAGTCCCAGCTCGATGCCCGCACGCGCTGCACCGAGTTCGCGGTGCGTGACCTCATCGACCATGTTGCCGCCGTCGCACATGGATTCAGCGCCCTCGCCCGCGCCGAGGCCGACGCGACCACGATGCTCACGACCGCCGAACTCCGAGGTGCCTGGCTAGCGACCGTCGCCGAGCATGTGCGCGACTTGGGCGCGGCGTGGGACGACCGGGCTGCGTGGCCCGGAACCTCGACGGGCGGCGGCGTGGAACTGGCGAACGAGGTCTGGGGGCGGATCGCGCTCACCGGTGTGACGTAA
- a CDS encoding PadR family transcriptional regulator, which produces MTELNATSAALLGLLHEGPKTGGQLVAAATERFGGFFSVTRSQVYRELPSLTDDGLLRLGKQGPRSSQQYVITAAGKRAFKSWLNTEPGPDNVRSPLILRLVYAASLTPKQRASLVESARAQYTEKLDAAKAAAKAADDPYAKAAADFTVSHNRAVLKLLDAIPK; this is translated from the coding sequence GTGACCGAGTTGAATGCCACCTCCGCCGCCCTGCTGGGACTACTCCACGAAGGTCCGAAGACCGGTGGGCAACTGGTCGCTGCCGCCACCGAACGCTTCGGGGGCTTCTTCAGCGTGACCCGCAGCCAGGTCTACCGGGAGCTGCCCTCGCTCACCGACGACGGCCTTCTCAGGCTGGGCAAGCAGGGACCGCGTTCCAGCCAGCAGTACGTGATCACCGCCGCGGGCAAGCGTGCCTTCAAATCGTGGCTGAACACGGAGCCGGGCCCGGACAACGTGCGCAGCCCGCTCATCCTGCGTCTGGTGTACGCGGCGTCGCTCACCCCCAAGCAGCGGGCGAGCCTGGTGGAGTCCGCGCGGGCCCAGTACACGGAGAAGCTCGACGCGGCCAAGGCCGCGGCCAAGGCCGCCGACGATCCGTACGCCAAAGCGGCGGCCGACTTCACGGTCTCGCACAACCGCGCGGTGCTGAAGCTGCTCGACGCCATCCCCAAGTGA
- the prfB gene encoding peptide chain release factor 2, translating into MSADAADLKELSTTLEGIEAVMDVEALRAQITELETEAARPDLWDDVEYAQKVSSRLVHRQSELRKVMSLRQRLEDLEVLYELGADEDDPDSVAEADQERVALKKELDAFEVRTLLSGEYDERGAVVTVRAEAGGVDAADFAEMLMRMYLRWAERHGYPTEVYDTSYAEEAGVKSATFRVDAPYAYGTLSVEQGTHRLVRISPFDNQGRRQTSFAGIEVLPVTEETDHIEVSEKDMRIDVFRSSGPGGQSVNTTDSAVRITHVPTGIVVSCQNEKSQLQNKAAAMRVLQAKLLARQKEQEQAELDALKGSGSSWGNQMRSYVLHPYQMVKDLRTDYEVGNPEAVLEGQIDGFLEAGIRWRRQQDAETA; encoded by the coding sequence GTGAGCGCCGACGCAGCAGACCTCAAGGAACTGTCCACGACCCTCGAAGGCATCGAGGCCGTGATGGACGTGGAGGCTCTGCGCGCCCAGATCACCGAGTTGGAGACCGAGGCCGCTCGTCCGGACCTCTGGGACGACGTGGAGTACGCCCAGAAGGTCAGCAGTCGGCTCGTCCACCGGCAGTCCGAACTCCGCAAGGTCATGAGCCTGCGGCAGCGGCTCGAAGACCTCGAGGTGCTCTACGAGCTCGGCGCCGACGAGGACGACCCGGACAGCGTCGCCGAGGCCGACCAGGAGCGGGTCGCGCTCAAGAAGGAACTCGACGCGTTCGAGGTCCGCACGCTGCTCTCCGGCGAGTACGACGAGCGTGGCGCCGTCGTCACGGTCCGTGCCGAGGCGGGTGGGGTCGACGCCGCCGACTTCGCCGAGATGCTCATGCGGATGTATCTGCGCTGGGCCGAACGTCACGGCTACCCCACCGAGGTCTACGACACCTCCTACGCCGAGGAAGCGGGCGTGAAGTCCGCGACGTTCCGCGTGGACGCCCCCTACGCCTACGGCACGTTGTCGGTCGAACAGGGCACCCACCGACTCGTGCGGATCTCCCCGTTCGACAACCAGGGCAGGCGCCAGACTTCCTTCGCCGGCATCGAGGTGCTTCCCGTCACCGAGGAGACCGACCACATCGAGGTCTCCGAGAAGGACATGCGGATCGACGTGTTCCGCTCGTCCGGGCCGGGTGGGCAGAGCGTCAACACGACCGACTCGGCCGTGCGCATCACCCACGTGCCGACGGGAATCGTCGTCTCCTGCCAGAACGAGAAGTCGCAGCTGCAGAACAAGGCCGCGGCGATGCGCGTGCTGCAGGCCAAGCTGCTCGCCCGCCAGAAGGAGCAGGAGCAGGCGGAGCTGGACGCGCTCAAGGGCTCCGGGTCGAGCTGGGGCAACCAGATGCGTTCCTACGTGCTGCACCCGTACCAGATGGTCAAGGACCTCCGGACCGACTACGAGGTCGGCAACCCGGAAGCGGTCTTGGAGGGCCAGATCGACGGCTTCCTCGAGGCCGGCATCCGGTGGCGCCGTCAGCAGGACGCCGAGACGGCCTGA
- the ftsE gene encoding cell division ATP-binding protein FtsE: MIRLEHVSKTYKTSTRPALEDCSVSVDKGEFVFLIGPSGSGKSTFLRLLLREDVPSRGRVFVADWNVAKLPRRRVPRLRQRIGCVFQDFRLLTNKTVAENVAFALEVIGKPRHTIQKVVPEVLQLVGLDGKADRMPHELSGGEQQRVAIARAFVNRPLVLLCDEPTGNLDPDTSQDIMLLLERINRTGTTVVMATHDHSIVDSMRRRVVELSLGRVIRDDARGVYGVGR, from the coding sequence GTGATCCGGCTCGAACACGTGTCCAAGACGTACAAGACGTCGACCCGACCCGCCCTCGAGGACTGCTCGGTGTCCGTCGACAAGGGCGAGTTCGTGTTCCTCATCGGCCCCTCGGGGTCGGGTAAGTCGACGTTCCTGCGACTGCTGTTGCGTGAGGACGTGCCCAGCCGGGGACGAGTGTTCGTCGCCGACTGGAACGTCGCCAAGCTCCCGCGGCGCCGCGTCCCGAGGCTGCGCCAGCGCATCGGCTGCGTCTTCCAGGACTTCCGCCTGCTGACGAACAAGACCGTCGCCGAGAACGTCGCCTTCGCCCTCGAGGTCATCGGCAAGCCCCGGCACACCATTCAGAAGGTCGTGCCCGAGGTGCTGCAGCTCGTCGGCCTCGACGGTAAGGCCGACCGCATGCCGCACGAACTCTCCGGTGGTGAACAGCAGCGCGTCGCCATCGCCCGTGCCTTCGTCAACCGGCCGCTGGTGCTGCTCTGCGACGAGCCGACGGGCAACCTCGACCCCGACACCAGTCAAGACATCATGCTGCTGCTGGAGCGCATCAACCGCACCGGCACCACCGTCGTCATGGCCACCCACGACCACTCGATCGTCGACTCGATGCGTCGCCGCGTCGTCGAACTCAGCCTCGGGCGGGTCATCCGCGACGACGCGCGCGGTGTCTACGGCGTCGGCCGCTGA
- the ftsX gene encoding permease-like cell division protein FtsX, which translates to MRASFVFSEVVNGLRRNVTMTIAMILTTAISLGLLGGGLLVVRMIDTMQETYQDRVEVVVFMTDDVSANDPNCDQQPCSDLKSQLETTSGVQSVEYENRQQAFENFNKVFESQPELRDVARLDAMPASLRIKLADPERFPAIQAEFTGQPGVDSIVDQAEYLDRLFDVLNGVRNATFSIALVQAMAALLLISNTIQLSAFTRRTETGIMRLVGATRWYTQLPFLLEAVVSGLIGAALAIGGLLVAKATFIDSIMAPVFGTGIIPEIGYSDIAFVAPILVLVATAISAVTGYVTLRLYVRL; encoded by the coding sequence ATGCGCGCGAGCTTCGTATTCAGCGAGGTCGTCAACGGCCTTCGTCGCAACGTCACCATGACGATCGCGATGATCCTGACGACCGCCATCTCGCTGGGCCTGCTCGGTGGCGGTCTGCTGGTCGTCCGCATGATCGACACGATGCAGGAGACCTACCAGGACCGGGTCGAGGTCGTCGTGTTCATGACCGACGACGTCAGCGCCAACGACCCCAACTGCGACCAGCAGCCCTGTTCCGACCTCAAGTCACAACTGGAGACCACCTCCGGTGTGCAGTCCGTGGAGTACGAGAACCGCCAGCAGGCGTTTGAGAACTTCAACAAGGTGTTCGAGTCGCAGCCCGAGCTGCGCGACGTCGCCCGCCTGGATGCCATGCCCGCCTCGTTGCGGATCAAGCTCGCCGACCCGGAGCGGTTCCCCGCGATCCAGGCGGAGTTCACGGGACAACCCGGTGTGGACAGCATCGTCGACCAGGCCGAATACCTGGACCGGCTCTTCGACGTCCTCAACGGTGTCCGAAACGCGACGTTCTCGATCGCGCTCGTGCAGGCGATGGCGGCGCTGTTGCTGATCTCCAACACGATCCAGCTGTCCGCGTTCACGAGACGGACCGAAACGGGGATCATGCGGCTCGTCGGGGCGACCCGGTGGTACACGCAGCTGCCGTTCCTCTTGGAAGCCGTCGTCTCCGGACTCATCGGTGCGGCGCTCGCCATCGGTGGCCTGCTCGTCGCGAAGGCGACGTTCATCGACTCGATCATGGCACCCGTGTTCGGTACCGGGATCATCCCCGAGATCGGCTACTCGGACATCGCGTTCGTGGCACCGATCCTGGTGCTGGTGGCGACGGCGATCTCGGCGGTGACGGGATACGTGACCCTCCGCCTCTACGTCAGACTGTAG